From Chelatococcus sp. YT9, a single genomic window includes:
- the cas2 gene encoding CRISPR-associated endonuclease Cas2, whose protein sequence is MAVFLVSYDLVNEGKGTHDYQPLWDAMDKLGAQKTQYSLYLLNVNNTAKEIREHFQKLVDSDDRIWVTRIRRGQYDYGNAISGTNAWMEKNPPEA, encoded by the coding sequence ATGGCTGTTTTCTTAGTTTCGTACGACCTCGTGAACGAAGGCAAGGGCACCCACGATTATCAGCCGCTGTGGGATGCGATGGATAAACTGGGGGCGCAGAAGACCCAATACTCGCTGTATTTACTTAACGTGAACAACACTGCAAAGGAAATTCGGGAACACTTTCAGAAACTTGTAGATAGCGATGACAGAATTTGGGTAACAAGAATTCGCCGGGGGCAATATGACTACGGCAACGCTATTTCCGGTACTAATGCTTGGATGGAGAAAAATCCTCCTGAGGCATAG
- a CDS encoding transcriptional regulator, with product MDIKAITTEADYDKALVEVERYFINEPEPGSAEAERFSALTDIIEAYENQHWPIEMTEP from the coding sequence ATGGATATAAAAGCTATCACCACCGAGGCCGATTACGATAAGGCCCTCGTCGAGGTAGAGCGCTATTTTATAAATGAGCCTGAGCCCGGTAGCGCAGAGGCGGAACGTTTTTCGGCGCTTACGGACATTATCGAGGCCTACGAAAATCAGCATTGGCCCATTGAGATGACCGAGCCCTAG
- a CDS encoding DUF1508 domain-containing protein: MVVRPSDLTYPCYYMYKDNRGEWRWVYYAKNGEEIAVSSESYTSKQNCRYSVDIMRASSNSTVFAPKNSS; encoded by the coding sequence ATGGTCGTTCGTCCTTCTGATCTGACCTATCCGTGTTACTACATGTACAAAGACAACCGCGGCGAATGGCGGTGGGTTTATTACGCCAAAAACGGCGAGGAGATCGCTGTCAGCAGCGAAAGCTACACGAGCAAGCAAAACTGTCGGTATTCCGTAGATATTATGCGCGCGTCCTCGAATTCCACGGTTTTCGCGCCGAAGAACAGCTCTTAG